CTTCTCCTGGGCACGCTGCGTGTTTGATGGTTTTGTTTAAACACAACAAAAATTGTTATAACTTCTGATTCCAAATCCGAATAATGGTTAAATATTTACATCCGAATTGAACTATCTAAACAATTGCAGGGACATCTGGTGATCCGAAGTGGTTACAATCATCGATAAATCAAACGCAAAAATAATAGATAAAATGAATGAACGAATCATAAAGAACTTCTTAGACGTAATCATCCTAAGTGAGCTTCGAAACGGGGCTCTTAGCGGTTACGACATAATAAGTTATATCCACAACAAATTCCAGCTTCTGATAAGTTCAGGAACAATCTATTCCCTTCTATACAGTCTAGAACGAAACAGCCTCATCGAAGGCGTCTGGAACGAAAGAAAACGAACCTACCAACTCACAACAAAAGGCAACAACATGATAACAACCATCCTAAACACCAACCAAGACCTACGAAAATTCGTAACCTCTTTCCTCAAAGTACAATAACCTCCCAACCCACCATTTTTTGGCTATCCTCAACCAATACCTAACGCTTTGTCTTTTTGGTGTTCCCCCGCTATGTGTACTGCGGCTCGCCCGCGTTTACGCCT
This DNA window, taken from Candidatus Bathyarchaeota archaeon, encodes the following:
- a CDS encoding PadR family transcriptional regulator is translated as MVTIIDKSNAKIIDKMNERIIKNFLDVIILSELRNGALSGYDIISYIHNKFQLLISSGTIYSLLYSLERNSLIEGVWNERKRTYQLTTKGNNMITTILNTNQDLRKFVTSFLKVQ